The proteins below come from a single Panicum hallii strain FIL2 chromosome 7, PHallii_v3.1, whole genome shotgun sequence genomic window:
- the LOC112901296 gene encoding heavy metal-associated isoprenylated plant protein 7-like has product MLGISTRQLSALIGSQSEPVSPASSCAVVIIAMAREEELKRIDLKVNVSCCEGCRRKVMKAMSLKGVLRTEIQPSHDRVTIVGDVDARVLVKKLSKVGKIAEVLPPPPPPPPSENGKRREKGGTMDGGDRSAPAEEEKSSMGKDDGKGTGGEKAAACKEEECKKCTQKAARACDADGGRGDHAASGKAAAASKDAAANAMGGEEGRDADGFGGKAVAPALQVQMQQHYHRAEPAMVVPVHVPAAAYYPPAPAPYYGGYYAMPPPPMVMPVPMGARRQLRPQPSRFDEDYFNDDNTVGCRVM; this is encoded by the exons ATGCTAGGCATCAGCACTCGGCAGCTGTCAGCGCTGATCGGCTCCCAATCAGAGCCTGTctctccggcgagctcctgcGCCGTAGTCATCATCGCCATGGCTAGGGAAGAAGAGCTCAAG AGGATTGATCTGAAGGTGAACGTGAGCTGCTGCGAGGGGTGCAGGAGGAAGGTGATGAAGGCCATGAGCTTGAAAG GCGTGCTGAGGACGGAGATCCAGCCGTCGCACGACAGGGTGACGATCGTCGGCGACGTGGACGCCAGGGTCCTCGTCAAGAAGCTGTCCAAGGTCGGCAAGATCGCCGaggtgctgccgccgccgccgccgccgccgccctctgaaAACGGCAAGAGGCGCGAGAAGGGCGGCACGATGGACGGCGGCGACAGGTCGgcgccggcggaggaggagaagagcaGCATGGGCAAGGACGACGGCAAGGGCACCGGGGGCGAGAAGGCCGCGGCGTGCAAGGAGGAGGAATGCAAGAAGTGCACGCAGAaagccgcgcgcgcctgcgaCGCCGATGGCGGCAGAGGCGACCACGCGGCCagcgggaaggcggcggcggcgtccaagGACGCCGCCGCGAACGCCATGGGCGGCGAGGAAGGCCGCGACGCCGACGGCTTCGGTGGCAAAGCCGTGGCGCCGGCGCTGCAGGTGCAGATGCAGCAGCACTACCACCGCGCGGAGCCGGCGATGGTGGTGCCGGTGCacgtgccggcggcggcgtacTACCCACCGGCCCCCGCGCCGTACTACGGCGGCTACTACgcgatgccgccgccgcccatggTCATGCCGGTGCCGATGGGGGCGCGACGGCAGCTCCGGCCGCAGCCGTCCCGCTTCGACGAGGACTACTTCAACGACGACAACACGGTCGGCTGCCGCGTCATGTGA
- the LOC112901052 gene encoding APO protein 1, chloroplastic isoform X2, with product MEILNSVSFSSIGVGRTRINKAVKVGSQTQRIGWKLTRTCCEYSPDTYRRQAKYEQQPQNVDLPELQPKNKKKPFPVPIKKMLQDSRRDKRLAQMRIEKPLEAPKNGLLVPELVPVAYDVLHNWKVLIRGLSQLLNVVTVYGCRKCPQVHVGPVGHQIQDCYGSGSQRRNSHHSWARGSINDVLIPIESYHLFDPFGRRVKHETRFDYDRIPAIVELCIQAGVDLPQYPSRRRTSPVRMIGKKVIGRGKFVDEPKPHRSEDCVSLLAELDTFSNQQGQSPSPSNVKDLAERTLKAYLTVRRGVEQLMSKYTVKACGYCSEVHVGPWGHNVKLCGAFKHQWRDGKHGWQDAVIDEVIPPNYVWHIPDPSGPPPRSSLRSFYGKAPAVVELCVQAGAAIPDEYRPMMRTDIVVPDCKEARWAA from the exons ATGGAGATACTTAACA GTGTTTCCTTTAGCTCGATCGGCGTCGGCAGAACCAGAATAAACAAGGCAGTGAAG GTAGGATCTCAAACACAACGAATTGGCTGGAAGCTGACAAGGACATGCTGTGAGTACTCTCCTGATACTTACAGGAGGCAAGCGAAGTATGAGCAACAACCACAGAACGTTGATCTTCCAGAATTACAGccaaaaaacaaaaagaaaccCTTTCCTGTTCCGATTAAAAAGATGTTGCAAGATTCTCGGCGAGATAAGAGGCTTGCACAAATGCGGATAGAGAAGCCTCTCGAAGCCCCAAAGAATGGTTTGCTTGTGCCAGAGCTTGTTCCTGTTGCTTATGACGTCCTTCATAACTGGAAAGTGCTCATCAGAGGACTCTCTCAACTTCTGAATGTTGTTACGGTTTATGGTTGCAG AAAGTGCCCTCAAGTCCATGTTGGTCCGGTTGGCCACCAGATCCAAGACTGCTATGGCTCAGGAAGCCAGCGTCGGAACAGTCATCACTCTTGGGCTAGAGGTTCCATCAATGATGTTCTCATCCCGATCGAGTCTTACCATCTTTTTGATCCATTTGGACGGAGAGTCAAGCATGAGACCAGGTTTGATTATGACAGGATTCCGGCAATCGTTGAACTATGCATTCAGGCTGGCGTTGACTTACCGCAATATCCCTCAAGGCGACGGACTTCTCCTGTCAGAATGATAGGCAAGAAGGTGATTGGCCGTGGCAAGTTTGTTGATGAGCCCAAGCCACACCGGTCAGAAGACTGTGTATCTCTGCTTGCTGAGCTTGACACATTCAGCAACCAACAGGGCCAGTCACCTTCACCATCCAATGTGAAAGATCTTGCAGAGAGGACACTGAAAGCATACCTCACTGTCAGGCGAGGCGTCGAACAGCTGATGAGCAAGTACACTGTGAAAGCATGTGGTTACTGCTCTGAGGTCCATGTTGGTCCATGGGGCCACAATGTCAAGCTGTGCGGGGCTTTCAAGCATCAGTGGCGGGATGGCAAGCACGGGTGGCAGGATGCAGTGATCGACGAGGTCATCCCGCCTAACTACGTGTGGCATATCCCTGACCCCAGTGGCCCTCCTCCCAGATCCTCTCTCAGGAGTTTCTATGGCAAAGCTCCGGCTGTTGTAGAGCTGTGTGTGCAGGCTGGAGCTGCAATACCAGACGAGTATAGGCCGATGATGAGGACTGACATTGTCGTCCCAGACTGTAAGGAAGCTCGATGGGCTGCATGA
- the LOC112899688 gene encoding lecithin-cholesterol acyltransferase-like 4: protein MTLIEELIRAIELWLRIVKEQVPLVDPTLDPVLLVPGIAGSILEAVDEAGNKERVWVRILAAEHEFREKLWSRFDASTGKTVSVNEKTRITVPEDRYGLYAIDTLDPDMIIGDETVYYYHDMIVEMIKWGYQEGKTLFGFGYDFRQSNRLSETLDRFSKKLESVYTASGGKKINLITHSMGGLLVKCFISLHSDVFEKYVKSWIAIAAPFQGAPGYITTSLLNGMSFVEGWESKFFISKWCMQQLLLECPSIYELLANPNFQWKDTPLLQIWRENLDNDGKKSALLESYEPAEAIKMIEKALSNNEIIADGMHIPVPLNLDVLKWAKETHDILSSTKLPESVKFYNIYGIDYDTPHTVCYGSERHPVSNLSHLLYAQGKYVYVDGDGSVPVESAKADGLNAVARVGVAADHRGIVCSHHVFRIVQHWLHAGEPDPFYNPLNDYVILPTAYEIEKHHEKRGDLTSVSEDWEIISPSDGKTMRPAEFPPMVGALTASREGKEGTLEEAQATIVVHPENKGRQHVEVRAVGVSHGG, encoded by the exons ATGACGCTAATTGAGGAGTTGATCCGGGCGATAGAGCTCTGGCTGCGGATTGTCAAGGAACAGGTGCCCTTGGTGGATCCAACCCTTGACCCGGTGCTACTTGTTCCTGGTATTGCCGGCTCCATCCTTGAAGCTGTTGATGAGGCTGGGAACAAGGAGAGGGTGTGGGTGCGCATCCTTGCCGCGGAGCATGAGTTCCGAGAGAAGCTCTGGTCCAGATTTGATGCCTCCACTG GTAAAACTGTTTCTGTGAATGAGAAAACAAGAATTACCGTCCCTGAGGATAGATATGGTTTGTATGCCATTGACACATTAGACCCGGACATG ATCATAGGCGATGAGACTGTGTACTACTATCATGACATGATAGTGGAAATGATTAAATGGGGATATCAAGAGGGAAAAACTCTGTTTGGATTTGGTTACGATTTCCGCCAAAGCAATAG GCTCTCAGAGACACTTGACAGATTTTCCAAAAAGCTGGAGTCAGTTTACACAGCTTCTGGTGGGAAAAAGATAAATCTTATTACTCACTCAATGGGGGGATTGCTCGTCAAATGTTTCATATCTCTGCACAGCGAT GTATTTGAAAAATATGTTAAGAGTTGGATTGCAATTGCTGCGCCATTCCAAG GTGCCCCTGGGTACATAACTACTAGTCTGCTGAATGGAATGTCTTTCGTTGAAGGATGGGAATCAAAATTCTTTATTTCCAAGTGGTGTATGCAGCAATTG CTACTTGAGTGCCCATCAATCTATGAGTTGTTGGCAAACCCAAACTTCCAGTGGAAAGACACCCCACTGCTACAGATTTGGAGAGAGAATTTGGATAACGATGGTAAGAAAAGTGCCCTGTTGGAGTCATATGAGCCTGCAGAAGCAATAAAGATGATTGAAAAGGCTCTTTCCAACAATGAG ATCATTGCTGATGGGATGCATATTCCTGTGCCCCTTAATTTGGATGTACTAAAGTGGGCAAAGGAAACTCATGATATTTTGTCGAGTACAAAGCTTCCAGAATCAGTGAAGTTCTACAATATTTACGGGATTGATTATGACACTCCACATACTGTCTG CTATGGTAGTGAACGTCATCCAGTTTCAAATCTTAGTCACCTCTTATATGCTCAG GGAAAATATGTCTATGTTGATGGTGATGGATCTGTCCCAGTAGAATCAGCAAAG GCGGATGGGCTTAATGCAGTGGCAAGAGTTGGGGTTGCAGCTGATCACCGAGGAATCGTCTGCAGCCACCACGTGTTCCGAATTGTCCAGCACTGGCTGCATGCTGGAGAGCCTGATCCGTTCTACAACCCCCTGAATGACTATGTGATACTCCCAACAGCCTATGAGATCGAGAAGCATCATGAAAAACGTGGGGATCTCACATCAGTTTCAGAGGACTGGGAGATCATCTCCCCGAGTGATGGCAAAACCATGAGGCCAGCTGAGTTTCCTCCTATGGTCGGCGCGTTAACTGCAAGTCGGGAGGGCAAGGAGGGCACACTGGAAGAGGCACAGGCGACCATCGTTGTTCACCCAGAGAACAAAGGGCGGCAGCATGTGGAAGTTAGGGCTGTTGGTGTCAGCCATGGTGGCTAG
- the LOC112901052 gene encoding APO protein 1, chloroplastic isoform X1 codes for MEILNSVSFSSIGVGRTRINKAVKVQVGSQTQRIGWKLTRTCCEYSPDTYRRQAKYEQQPQNVDLPELQPKNKKKPFPVPIKKMLQDSRRDKRLAQMRIEKPLEAPKNGLLVPELVPVAYDVLHNWKVLIRGLSQLLNVVTVYGCRKCPQVHVGPVGHQIQDCYGSGSQRRNSHHSWARGSINDVLIPIESYHLFDPFGRRVKHETRFDYDRIPAIVELCIQAGVDLPQYPSRRRTSPVRMIGKKVIGRGKFVDEPKPHRSEDCVSLLAELDTFSNQQGQSPSPSNVKDLAERTLKAYLTVRRGVEQLMSKYTVKACGYCSEVHVGPWGHNVKLCGAFKHQWRDGKHGWQDAVIDEVIPPNYVWHIPDPSGPPPRSSLRSFYGKAPAVVELCVQAGAAIPDEYRPMMRTDIVVPDCKEARWAA; via the exons ATGGAGATACTTAACA GTGTTTCCTTTAGCTCGATCGGCGTCGGCAGAACCAGAATAAACAAGGCAGTGAAG GTTCAGGTAGGATCTCAAACACAACGAATTGGCTGGAAGCTGACAAGGACATGCTGTGAGTACTCTCCTGATACTTACAGGAGGCAAGCGAAGTATGAGCAACAACCACAGAACGTTGATCTTCCAGAATTACAGccaaaaaacaaaaagaaaccCTTTCCTGTTCCGATTAAAAAGATGTTGCAAGATTCTCGGCGAGATAAGAGGCTTGCACAAATGCGGATAGAGAAGCCTCTCGAAGCCCCAAAGAATGGTTTGCTTGTGCCAGAGCTTGTTCCTGTTGCTTATGACGTCCTTCATAACTGGAAAGTGCTCATCAGAGGACTCTCTCAACTTCTGAATGTTGTTACGGTTTATGGTTGCAG AAAGTGCCCTCAAGTCCATGTTGGTCCGGTTGGCCACCAGATCCAAGACTGCTATGGCTCAGGAAGCCAGCGTCGGAACAGTCATCACTCTTGGGCTAGAGGTTCCATCAATGATGTTCTCATCCCGATCGAGTCTTACCATCTTTTTGATCCATTTGGACGGAGAGTCAAGCATGAGACCAGGTTTGATTATGACAGGATTCCGGCAATCGTTGAACTATGCATTCAGGCTGGCGTTGACTTACCGCAATATCCCTCAAGGCGACGGACTTCTCCTGTCAGAATGATAGGCAAGAAGGTGATTGGCCGTGGCAAGTTTGTTGATGAGCCCAAGCCACACCGGTCAGAAGACTGTGTATCTCTGCTTGCTGAGCTTGACACATTCAGCAACCAACAGGGCCAGTCACCTTCACCATCCAATGTGAAAGATCTTGCAGAGAGGACACTGAAAGCATACCTCACTGTCAGGCGAGGCGTCGAACAGCTGATGAGCAAGTACACTGTGAAAGCATGTGGTTACTGCTCTGAGGTCCATGTTGGTCCATGGGGCCACAATGTCAAGCTGTGCGGGGCTTTCAAGCATCAGTGGCGGGATGGCAAGCACGGGTGGCAGGATGCAGTGATCGACGAGGTCATCCCGCCTAACTACGTGTGGCATATCCCTGACCCCAGTGGCCCTCCTCCCAGATCCTCTCTCAGGAGTTTCTATGGCAAAGCTCCGGCTGTTGTAGAGCTGTGTGTGCAGGCTGGAGCTGCAATACCAGACGAGTATAGGCCGATGATGAGGACTGACATTGTCGTCCCAGACTGTAAGGAAGCTCGATGGGCTGCATGA
- the LOC112900851 gene encoding uncharacterized protein LOC112900851, which translates to MASWAETDARLRSAKRGGFSDESERPVLSVCPFVFPSSSLDYAPKQYSTLALGIKKRALQLGAQRLHNDRPLKVLISSSIHPPSPVLSVPLRLPRVPAGVDRTETKGAPVLAVTGHELPAFSVPATGHGVPSAGPAGVPTAGLRRAASHGRVPAPAAAAAGVQGQQRRLHERMLGGHLLLLPTRHVLLISHQV; encoded by the exons ATGGCCTCATGGGCAGAAACCGATGCGCGGCTTCGCAGCGCAAAG CGAGGTGGCTTCTCCGATGAATCTGAACGTCCGGTGCTGTCAGTTTGTCCGTTTGTTTTCCCATCCTCCTCCTTGGACTACGCGCCTAAGCAATATAGTACGTTGGCACTAGGGATAAAAAAACGTGCTTTACAGCTCGGCGCCCAGCGCCTACATAATGACCGGCCTCTCAAGGTTCTGATCTCGTCTTCTATCCATCCACCATCTCCTGTGTTATCAGTCCCTCTTCGGCTTCCTAGAGTTCCAGCTGGTGTTGATCGCACAGAGACGAAGGGTGCGCCAGTTCTTGCTGTAACCGGCCATGAGCTACCAGCCTTCAG CGTACCCGCCACCGGGCACGGCGTACCCTCCGCCGGGCCAGCAGGCGTACCCACCGCCGGCCTACGGCGCGCCGCCTCCCATGGCCGGGtacccgcccccgccgccgccgccgcaggagTCCAAGGGCAGCAACGACGGCTTCATGAAAGGATG CTTGGCGGccatctgctgctgctgcctacTCGACATGTGCTTCTGATCTCTCATCAGGTGTGA
- the LOC112899798 gene encoding protein argonaute 2-like, whose amino-acid sequence MDYERGGGGGGGRGRGRGRGGGGGGRGGGGYGRHGDGRGGGGYGGGGGGGGGYGYDEGGGYGGDRGYHGPRGGGGGGYGAGAGGRGGRGPGAGGGQAYGPGGGRGGRAWAPGSSSGRGRGGGGGAEYAPVARAPAQAPAVRGMAPKDKEAPSSSGSVERIGPSQLARVEPSASSLVAMSSAGTRVPMQRPDRGGSSFQAKVKLLVNHFIVNYRQASTIFHYDIDIKLDQASPKASGKELSKAEFLSVKDELFKDTDFRRLSSCVAYDGGRNLFTSAELPEGLFRVRVRSKTYIVSVDLKKKMPLSQLSELPVPREVLQGLDVIVREASRWRKIIVGKGFYSPDNSLDIGQGAVALKGAQQTLKHTQQGLILCVDYSVMPFYKAGPVMDLVEKIVGRLDYKTTLNKRQVENLEYELKGRRVTVIHRRTNQKYTVQGLTPLPASQLTFVDAETGQTKRLVEYFAQKHVKVIEYQMLPCLDLSKSKDKPNHVPIELCTLLEGQRYPKANLDKNSDRTLKSEALIPAFKRRKEILDLVNARDGPCSGEIAHQFGISLDVQMTEVTGRILPPPNLKLGTSNGQTCKFSIDQESCQWNLMKKKLVEGRDLQCWGIVDFSARPSHPRQESLNGRMFVEKIVRKCCDLGIRMNTNPCFVHISEMEVLSDPHRLHEELNKAKQAAVSKKQRLQLLFCPMSEQHSGYKTLKLICDTQLGILTQCFLSNLANKQQGQDQYMTNLALKINGKLGGSNVQLFDSLPRVSGVPFMFIGADVNHPSPGNVESPSIAAVVASINSGVNKYASRIRAQPHRCEVIQQLGEICLELIGVFEKQNRVKPQRIIYFRDGVSDGQFDMVLNEELADMEKVIKVNGYSPTITVIVAKKRHHTRLFPKDQGQLQTRNGNVPPGTVVDTGVVDPSAYDFYLCSHNGLLGTSRPTHYYSLVDEHGFGSDDLQKLIYNLCFVFARCTKPVSLATPVYYADLAAYRGRLYYEAGVKSGTFEVGNFPRLHKDLEDNMFFI is encoded by the exons ATGGATTACGAGCgcggaggtggtggcggcggcgggcgcgggcgcggtagggggcgtggcggcggcggcggaggccgcggcggtGGTGGATACGGGCGGCACGGGGatggccgcggcggaggcgggtacggcggtggcggtggaggaggagggggataCGGGTATGACGAAGGAGGAGGCTACGGCGGGGACCGCGGATACcacggccctcgcggaggcggagggggcggATATGGCGCtggcgcgggcggccgcggagggcgCGGCCCCGGTGCGGGCGGCGGGCAGGCGTACGGGCCCGGCGGTGGGCGCGGCGGGAGAGCGTGGGCGCCGGGGTCGAGTTCCGGGAGAGGccgtggaggcggtggcggcgcggagTACGCCCCCGTCGCCAGGGCACCTGCGCAGGCGCCTGCAGTGAGGGGAATGGCGCCCAAGGACAAGGAGGCGCCGAGTTCGTCGGGATCCGTTG AACGCATTGGCCCCAGTCAATTGGCAAGAGTAGAACCTTCAGCATCATCACTTGTTGCTATGTCTTCTGCTGGCACACGAGTGCCAATGCAAAGACCTGACCGTGGAGGCTCATCATTTCAAGCAAAGGTCAAACTTTTGGTGAACCACTTCATTGTCAACTACCGGCAGGCATCAACCATTTTTCACTATGACATAGACATTAAGCTTGATCAAGCTTCACCCAAGGCTTCAGGCAAGGAGCTCTCCAAGGCCGAGTTTCTTTCTGTGAAGGATGAGCTCTTCAAGGACACCGACTTTCGGCGTCTTTCGTCATGTGTTGCTTATGATGGCGGAAGAAATCTATTCACTTCTGCTGAACTGCCGGAAGGTTTATTCCGTGTGAGAGTTCGGTCCAAGACTTACATTGTATCAGTAGATTTAAAGAAGAAGATGCCATTAAGTCAACTCTCAGAGTTACCTGTGCCTAGAGAGGTTTTGCAGGGTCTTGATGTCATTGTGCGCGAGGCCTCTAGATGGCGCAAGATTATCGTTGGTAAAGGATTTTACTCACCAGATAACAGTCTAGACATTGGGCAGGGTGCTGTGGCTCTGAAAGGAGCCCAACAGACGCTTAAACATACTCAGCAAGGGCTGATCCTATGTGTTGACTACTCAGTGATGCCATTTTATAAAGCTGGGCCAGTGATGGATCTTGTTGAGAAGATAGTGGGGCGCCTTGATTACAAGACAACTCTGAACAAGAGGCAAGTGGAAAATTTGGAGTATGAGCTTAAAGGCCGGCGTGTGACTGTGATTCACCGCAGGACTAATCAGAAGTACACTGTGCAAGGTTTGACACCCTTGCCTGCCAGCCAGTTGACCTTTGTGGATGCTGAAACTGGCCAAACAAAGAGGCTTGTCGAGTATTTTGCTCAGAAACATGTCAAGGTGATTGAGTATCAGATGCTTCCATGCCTGGATCTGAGCAAGAGCAAGGACAAACCAAATCATGTGCCGATTGAGCTTTGCACTCTTCTTGAAGGGCAGAGGTATCCAAAGGCAAACTTGGATAAGAATTCTGATAGAACACTAAAATCGGAGGCCCTAATTCCTGCATTTAAGCGGAGGAAGGAGATTCTGGACTTGGTGAATGCTAGAGATGGACCTTGCAG TGGTGAGATAGCACATCAATTTGGGATTTCCTTGGATGTACAAATGACTGAAGTGACGGGTAGGATCCTTCCCCCACCCAACCTAAAACTTGGCACATCCAATGGCCAGACCTGCAAATTCAGTATCGATCAGGAGAGCTGCCAGTGGAACCTTATGAAGAAGAAACTAGTAGAGGGCCGGGATCTTCAGTGCTGGGGCATTGTCGACTTCAGTGCACGTCCGTCTCACCCCAGGCAGGAATCCCTCAATGGAAGGATGTTTGTTGAAAAGATCGTGAGGAAGTGCTGTGACCTCGGCATCCGGATGAACACTAATCCATGCTTCGTGCACATATCGGAAATGGAAGTGCTCTCTGATCCACATCGACTGCATGAGGAGCTAAACAAAGCAAAACAAGCTGCAGTGAGCAAGAAGCAGAGGCTGCAGCTCCTGTTCTGCCCAATGTCCGAGCAGCATTCAGGTTACAAGACACTGAAGCTGATTTGTGACACGCAGCTGGGGATCCTGACCCAGTGTTTCCTGAGCAACCTTGCGAACAAGCAGCAGGGACAGGACCAGTACATGACCAACCTTGCTCTCAAGATCAACGGCAAGCTTGGGGGCAGCAACGTCCAGCTGTTTGACTCGCTCCCACGGGTCAGCGGCGTGCCTTTCATGTTCATCGGGGCTGACGTTAACCATCCGTCACCCGGGAACGTGGAGAGCCCATCAATCGCAGCTGTGGTCGCGTCTATCAACTCTGGCGTCAACAAGTACGCATCAAGAATCCGCGCCCAGCCACACCGCTGCGAGGTGATCCAACAGCTTGGTGAGATCTGCCTGGAGCTGATCGGAGTTTTTGAGAAGCAGAACCGCGTGAAGCCGCAGAGGATCATCTACTTCCGCGACGGTGTGAGCGACGGGCAGTTCGACATGGTCCTGAACGAGGAGCTGGCGGACATGGAGAAGGTGATCAAGGTGAACGGCTACTCGCCAACCATCACCGTGATCGTGGCCAAGAAGAGGCACCACACGCGGCTGTTCCCCAAGGACCAGGGCCAGCTGCAGACGAGGAACGGCAACGTGCCGCCCGGCACGGTGGTGGACACGGGCGTGGTGGACCCGTCGGCGTACGACTTCTACCTCTGCAGCCACAATGGGCTACTAGGGACGAGCCGGCCGACGCACTACTACAGCCTGGTGGACGAGCACGGCTTCGGCTCGGACGACCTGCAGAAGCTGATCTACAACCTGTGCTTCGTGTTCGCTCGGTGCACCAAGCCGGTGTCGCTGGCGACGCCTGTCTACTACGCCGACCTTGCGGCCTACCGCGGCAGGCTCTACTACGAGGCGGGCGTGAAGTCGGGAACCTTTGAAGTCGGGAACTTCCCGAGGCTGCACAAGGACCTGGAGGACAACATGTTCTTCATCTGA